TTGAATAAACTTTAGAATGAATGATACAGCATACATCCTCTTTTAACTTAGTGGCGAATTTCGTAACCAATCTACCAACTGAACTAAAAGTTTTTGATGTTTTGACACAAACTGAACTAAAAGTTTGACCACATTGGTGGCCCTTAACTTTATTTGACTTGCGGGTCGACGACACAGTAGAAGAGAGGATTGTACAGAATTTCTAGTAGGATTAGAAGAATTAAGTAAAGAAAAATAGTAATTACATTAACAAAGTACTCTAGTTGGCACGGAAATTGCAAGGTTCAGGTGAACTCTCTTCCCAGCTACAGCTGCCCATGCAAGAACATGAGAACTAGCTTCAACTCCCAGATCTTTGTCGGTAACAATACTATTCTTATCCTTAAAAAATTCGTCGGTTTATTTCTTTCCACAATGTCCAAAAACCGGCAGCAGGGATCAACACCCAAATGATATTCCCAGAATTTGAGAATAAAGGATGAAACCAAGACCTTGATAAACTAAAATGCTAAACGTGAGACgctaaagagagaaaaaaaagtcaTACAAATGCGGGACTGAGGGGAAAAGGGCGAGAAAACGACGTGGCGCCTGTAACTGCACCTTGCGCAATCGTGTAATTTAATAGCAGGTGATCTTGATATTTGGAATCGTCACCACACATAATACAAAAAGTTATAATTGTCCAATGACTAACAATGGTTCCAGGGGTTTTTACTATCAAAAAATTATAGACATACAACATCCTACACAATAATAAAACAACATTTAGGTGAAGAAGTTGTTTTACTAGCATTTTCGGTCTAAAATGTCTTATGTAGAGAACTACTCTTATACTACTGGTCCCATTTCATCTTAAATTTAAATTAAAGTTTCTCATTTATGTGGACACCGAGGAGGTGATGAATTTTGTTGATTTGGTTAAAGTCAAACCCTTGTGGTACGGGAAACagctaggtttttttttattgctaggtcaaaatagtttattaagcaaaaagacGTAATTACAAAAATTACAAGCAGAAGGCACAAGGCCCCCCGCCCCCTACCCCATAAACCAAAGAGGTAAAAATAAATAACTAATCTAAAGATAAAAATCTCTAGAAAtcaatagagaaaaaaaaaagaaaaaaagaagacaaaatgCCTAATTTTTCTTCACTTTCAATAACGCAACTGTATTGTAGCAAACATTTTCTCCCATAGAATGAGATTTAGTGTTTCCATCACCTTTAGCTTTCTTCTTTGGAgtcctcattctttttgattgaTCTATAGTTTCCTTAACATACTCCTTTCGAAAAGATAAATCCTTCAAGTACTTTTGTTGAGTATAGAATTTTGTAATAGTACAAAAAATCTCATGTTCTTCTTTTGTTAACTTTATAGAACTTACCTCGGGTTGTGCTTCCAAGCCCAATTTTTGGTCCGAGCAATCAGAGTCCGTGAGTCTTTCAAATTCTTTTTCACAAACAAAATCCAATTTAAATTGGTTTTCCGTGTCTTCCTTGGACTCATGTAAACACGCCTCATCTGGTAGCACACTGAATTTATTTGGTGATAAAATCACTCCAGAGCTATCTAGCTTTCTTGAATACGCCTGAGCAGCTCTCTCCATTCGCGCCCTTTGCAGCTTTGCAAGATCTTCTTCCATTTTTTGTGCTAATTCCAAAGTAGCTCGCTCCTCAACACTTATTTCTTCACCTTGATCAACCTTGGCCTTGCACTCTGAAATCACTTTAGCTAGCTCCAAGGCAATGCGATCTTCCTCACTTAAACCAACTAACTCACTCTCAGAGTGTTGTAATTCATCTGCTAGTATGGTAGAGGACGTATTTTCTACAGTAGTAAACTGAGAATCCACACCCCCCATTAGCAATATTCTGTTTATGTCTCACATTACCAGAATCTGTAATAGGCTCAACTTCTTTATTAGAAGAATCAGCACTACCTGCCTCCATTGTTGCTTTGGAGGACCTTTAGCCTGTTGTGTAGTATGCTTCTTTTTCCTGCAATCAACATCCATATGACCAATGATATTACACTTTGAACAGAACTTAGGATGTTTTGGAATGTCAATATTCTGCCAGAAATCTCTACCACCCGCTGTAACATGAATAGCATCAGTGTTATCATGTTTAGAAAAATCAATATCtataagaacaacaacaaagtgtcCATATTCATGGTTTAGAGATTTTGAATCCACTACAATTGGGTTTCCAAGTGATTTACCCATAGCCAACAACGACTTTTCAACCCACAACTCCAATGGCAATCCAGGAAACCTTACCCAAACTGTTGCACGGGGAGTTGGTTATTTGTCAGcgtcaaaacctgggtaccattCAATGAGGCTAAGATGATGATCATCGACCATCCAACCATCTTCAGAGAAAGCCTCATCTTTATCTTCTTGGGACAAAAGTTTGATAATAAAAAAACCACGGTTCAATGGAACAAACTGAACACGTCCTTGCCCTAGTTTCCATTGCTGTTCTAGGGAGATTTTAATGGAGTTAAAATCGGAACCCTTAAACTCTATATGACCAATAAGGCTATACTTCCAAATCTCACAGCCTTCAATGAATAAATCTTGAGGTATTTCAACAGCCGGCTTGCCCTCTTTTGTTGTAGGATTTGGAAGAGAATTCAAATCCACTGTAGTTTTTACATGCCGCTTATTCCCCACAACACGTTcaacaaaagttaggttttttccCCTTAACTTTATCAGCATATGAAACTGTTTTATTAACAGTGTTGATTTGAAACGGATCATGGTTTTCCTCCATTGTTGATCATCCAAAGAAGATCATAACAAAGGAAAAACGAATGATTGaagtaaaaagagaaaaaaagctaGTGTTTTtcctaaaccctaaaaattgcCAGAGTAACTTtaagagagagaatttttttttgaaacctgaTAGTACTTCTaaaaaaaagtaacaaaaagGCAACCAACTTTAGGGAAACGGCTAGGGTTAATGAAGTAGTTGAAGGTAatgaattttgtagatctaggATTATCTATGTGGACATTGTGGAGCGAAAATGCTATTATACTCCTTCTTTTTCACTATTCCCTTAGATGTGGGTTCTTGTGGCGGTTCTGGTAATATCTGTGGGACCCGTAATTTTCTCGGTAGAAACAACGATATTTAGCAGAATAACAGACCAACAATGATTAACCCACCGTGAAAAAGAACCGTGGAATGAACCGTGTGAAAGGGGTGGTGGGACCCACTTCAGGACACCCCTGTCCATCCCCTCTCGGTGCATTCCATGGTTCTTCTTCACGGTGTGTGTGTAGCAAAGCTGTTAGCAGACCACCAAAAaccgaaaataaaaacaacaatgctAAACCGCCAAAAACCACACAAACACAGACCAAGGCCCCACCGTCGaagatttcaaaaacaaaaatcttGGCAGACCGCCTATACACGatggtttttaggaaaaaaacaagtacatcataatcataatcaagaaACATATACAATGAAAGGCGCAAAATGCAAAAGAGTA
This DNA window, taken from Papaver somniferum cultivar HN1 chromosome 3, ASM357369v1, whole genome shotgun sequence, encodes the following:
- the LOC113360580 gene encoding uncharacterized protein LOC113360580 gives rise to the protein MIRFKSTLLIKQFHMLIKLRGKNLTFVERVVGNKRHVKTTVDLNSLPNPTTKEGKPAVEIPQDLFIEGCEIWKYSLIGHIEFKGSDFNSIKISLEQQWKLGQGRVQFVPLNRGFFIIKLLSQEDKDEAFSEDVWVRFPGLPLELWVEKSLLAMGKSLGNPIVVDSKSLNHEYGHFVVVLIDIDFSKHDNTDAIHVTAGGRDFWQNIDIPKHPKFCSKCNIIGHMDVDCRKKKHTTQQAKGPPKQQWRQFTTVENTSSTILADELQHSESELVGLSEEDRIALELAKVISECKAKVDQGEEISVEERATLELAQKMEEDLAKLQRARMERAAQAYSRKLDSSGVILSPNKFSVLPDEACLHESKEDTENQFKLDFVCEKEFERLTDSDCSDQKLGLEAQPEVSSIKLTKEEHEIFCTITKFYTQQKYLKDLSFRKEYVKETIDQSKRMRTPKKKAKGDGNTKSHSMGENVCYNTVALLKVKKN